In a genomic window of Bacteroidales bacterium:
- a CDS encoding T9SS type A sorting domain-containing protein, whose product MILFSVSVSAQGYAFNDFVGTWHGNISSTYFGGYNDPMTMTIEPDGFYTETSGQLMPTLYPNTQQCEYESASNRMHWWYLGTVWGGQYFYEHHFYEVVYFQNDTLIMHYNFWDDPIPNPDAGTISLTRVTTTPAPENLDLQIFNGLAQLTWDEPNSGGNPIADLSGYNVYRSYELGAYELVTFTEETSYLIENGATAGLNSYSITAVYDQGESLPSNELLILFDTPEPMALQGTPLSNNIVLDWSAPNPGSGVMATLLGYNVYHKFEDDTFELAGFTESFNFIHENLNPGTHHYYVTAVYDGGESDPSTQIEVTLLTTSLGESTSRSDYVYPNPVSDFLFIHAEENISRLSLVNQSGQSLLSVESPESNQQIDVSHLSSGIYFLLIETNTGLISKKLMIE is encoded by the coding sequence ATGATACTGTTTTCAGTTTCAGTATCCGCCCAAGGTTATGCCTTCAACGATTTCGTAGGTACATGGCATGGAAATATCAGCAGCACATACTTTGGCGGGTATAACGATCCCATGACAATGACCATCGAACCTGATGGATTCTACACCGAGACTTCGGGTCAATTGATGCCCACACTTTATCCCAATACCCAGCAATGCGAATACGAGTCAGCAAGCAACCGTATGCACTGGTGGTACCTGGGTACTGTTTGGGGCGGTCAGTATTTCTATGAGCATCATTTTTATGAGGTGGTTTACTTTCAAAACGACACCCTCATCATGCATTACAATTTCTGGGATGATCCCATTCCAAACCCGGATGCAGGAACAATTTCTCTAACAAGGGTGACCACTACACCAGCCCCGGAAAATTTGGACTTGCAAATATTTAATGGATTGGCGCAGCTCACCTGGGATGAGCCCAACAGTGGTGGAAACCCAATCGCGGATTTATCAGGTTACAATGTTTACAGAAGTTATGAACTTGGAGCATACGAGTTGGTGACATTCACCGAAGAAACCTCCTATTTAATTGAAAACGGTGCAACTGCAGGGCTCAATTCGTATTCTATCACTGCAGTGTATGATCAAGGCGAATCCCTTCCTTCCAATGAACTGCTGATTCTTTTCGACACACCCGAGCCTATGGCTCTGCAGGGCACGCCGCTATCAAACAATATTGTACTCGACTGGTCAGCGCCGAATCCTGGATCTGGTGTTATGGCAACATTGTTGGGTTACAATGTTTACCACAAGTTTGAAGATGATACATTTGAACTAGCAGGTTTTACCGAATCATTTAACTTCATCCATGAAAATTTAAATCCAGGAACTCACCATTACTATGTTACTGCAGTTTATGACGGTGGCGAGTCTGATCCCTCAACCCAAATTGAGGTTACACTCCTCACTACCAGTTTAGGCGAGAGTACGTCCAGGTCGGATTATGTATATCCAAATCCTGTAAGCGATTTTCTATTTATTCATGCTGAAGAGAATATTTCCAGGCTCAGTTTGGTTAATCAGTCCGGACAGTCCTTACTTTCGGTGGAGTCACCTGAATC
- a CDS encoding nucleotidyl transferase AbiEii/AbiGii toxin family protein, with amino-acid sequence MNDLIKKMLPSPLPEHSGDVVVALREIMQSVALLGLWRAKFFNEAAFYGGTALRILYGLNRFSEDLDFSMLKPIGGFNFSRYKNALENEFKTFGFDVSFEPRQKTENTVIESAFLKTKTYRQLLVIDTPKELLTGIHPQSTLKIKLEVDTNPPTGFDTEMKYVFSPLQFAVRSYTLPSLFAGKLHAVLCRKWKNRVKGRDWYDFAWYVSKHPKVNIVHLEQRMRDSGHYRLSVRLTPVKMIELLDSAIDHLDVTKAKDEVAPFVTDFRMLEIWSKDFFRAATRQIIFV; translated from the coding sequence ATGAATGATTTGATCAAAAAGATGCTACCATCACCACTCCCGGAACATTCGGGAGATGTTGTTGTTGCATTGCGCGAAATCATGCAGTCGGTTGCTCTCCTTGGGCTTTGGAGGGCTAAGTTTTTCAATGAGGCCGCCTTCTATGGTGGTACCGCTTTGCGAATACTTTATGGTTTAAACCGTTTTTCGGAAGACCTGGATTTTTCAATGTTAAAGCCAATAGGTGGGTTTAATTTTTCCAGATACAAAAATGCGCTCGAAAATGAGTTTAAAACCTTTGGTTTTGATGTTAGTTTTGAACCCCGCCAAAAAACAGAAAACACAGTAATTGAATCAGCCTTTCTTAAAACCAAAACATACCGGCAACTGCTGGTTATTGATACTCCAAAGGAACTATTGACAGGCATTCATCCTCAATCCACACTGAAAATTAAGCTCGAAGTTGACACTAATCCCCCTACCGGCTTCGACACTGAGATGAAGTATGTATTTTCGCCGCTTCAGTTTGCAGTGCGCTCATATACATTACCATCGCTGTTTGCCGGAAAGCTGCATGCGGTGCTATGCCGGAAATGGAAAAATCGTGTGAAAGGCCGCGATTGGTACGATTTCGCATGGTATGTGTCAAAACATCCAAAAGTGAATATAGTTCACCTGGAGCAGCGAATGAGAGATTCCGGACATTACAGACTTTCAGTTCGCTTAACTCCTGTTAAAATGATTGAGTTGCTTGATAGTGCAATTGACCATTTGGATGTTACAAAGGCAAAAGATGAAGTAGCGCCTTTCGTTACAGATTTTCGGATGCTTGAAATCTGGTCGAAGGATTTTTTCAGAGCTGCTACAAGGCAAATCATTTTTGTTTGA
- a CDS encoding T9SS type A sorting domain-containing protein, whose product MKKSILLIAAVLIHFAAATPQSCLPEGITFSTQEQIDNFQSDYPECTEIEGDVTIQGNDITNLNGLSVLTSISGNFEIRSNSSLVNLDGLIGLSSIGDNLIISDNPLITSLAGLSNLTSIAGGLALTQIQALNSLTGLESLTSIGSFLYIGYGIALTSLTGLDNLTSIGGDLVIERSTSLKSLTGLSSLTTIGGLFEISHIWCFINLTGLEGLTSIGGDMMIKSNQALTSLTGLNNLTSIKGNLIIEWNASLNSLSGLENLTSIEKNIKINFNYGLSSLTGLEGLNSITGYLDIGRNALISYSGLNNLTSIGGDLLSWSNLSMSSLSGLENLTSVGGKLWISDNWSLTSLEGLYGLSEIVGSLTILGNSSLTSLAGLDSIPSGSITELDIRYNFSLSTCHVQSICSYLIAPNGTVTISDNAPGCNNPEEVIEACESSSIEVIPVEDGFTVFPNPFTDQLSIELSLDKPSLVAVTVYNNMGQLVEWPIEKELYPGVNQLQWDSSILPPGIYLLHLQVGREIVTRKIIKY is encoded by the coding sequence ATGAAAAAATCAATTCTACTCATTGCAGCCGTTCTCATCCATTTTGCTGCTGCCACCCCGCAGTCGTGCCTGCCCGAAGGTATCACCTTCAGCACACAGGAGCAAATTGACAATTTCCAATCCGACTACCCGGAATGTACGGAGATTGAGGGGGATGTAACCATTCAGGGTAACGATATCACAAATCTGAATGGATTGAGTGTACTCACTTCAATTAGTGGCAATTTTGAAATCAGGTCTAATTCTTCACTGGTGAATCTGGATGGGCTTATAGGCTTGAGTTCTATCGGGGATAACCTTATTATTTCTGACAACCCATTAATTACCAGTCTGGCTGGACTGAGTAATCTGACTTCCATCGCAGGTGGCCTGGCTTTAACTCAAATCCAAGCTTTGAATAGCTTGACAGGGTTGGAAAGCCTGACTTCTATCGGGAGTTTTCTGTATATAGGCTACGGCATTGCTCTGACTAGCCTAACCGGGCTGGATAATTTGACTTCCATTGGAGGTGACCTTGTAATTGAGAGAAGTACTTCACTTAAAAGCCTGACTGGGCTTAGTAGTTTGACTACTATTGGAGGTCTATTTGAGATAAGTCATATTTGGTGTTTTATCAACCTAACAGGACTAGAGGGGTTAACTTCAATCGGGGGCGATATGATGATAAAGAGTAACCAAGCTTTGACCAGTCTGACAGGATTGAACAACCTTACATCAATCAAGGGTAATCTTATAATTGAATGGAATGCGTCTCTGAACAGCCTGTCAGGCTTGGAAAATCTGACTTCTATTGAGAAAAACATCAAGATAAATTTTAACTATGGACTGTCAAGTCTAACAGGACTTGAAGGATTGAACTCAATCACGGGTTATCTGGATATTGGAAGGAACGCCTTGATTAGCTATTCGGGACTGAACAACCTGACTTCCATTGGGGGTGATCTTTTATCATGGTCAAACTTATCCATGTCCAGCCTGTCGGGGTTGGAAAATCTGACTTCAGTCGGGGGAAAGCTATGGATTAGCGATAACTGGTCACTAACTAGCCTGGAGGGTTTATATGGTTTGTCAGAGATTGTGGGATCACTAACAATTTTGGGAAATTCTTCTCTTACCAGCCTGGCAGGATTGGATAGCATTCCTTCAGGTTCAATCACTGAACTTGACATTAGATACAACTTCTCACTTTCCACCTGTCACGTGCAAAGCATCTGCAGTTATCTGATTGCACCAAATGGAACCGTAACAATTTCGGATAATGCACCCGGATGTAATAATCCGGAGGAGGTTATCGAAGCCTGCGAAAGCAGCAGCATTGAAGTGATTCCGGTTGAGGACGGTTTCACTGTTTTTCCAAATCCTTTTACCGATCAACTGAGCATTGAGCTTTCACTCGATAAGCCCAGCCTGGTTGCTGTAACGGTTTACAACAACATGGGGCAGTTGGTGGAATGGCCGATAGAAAAAGAACTCTATCCGGGCGTAAACCAATTACAATGGGATAGTTCTATCCTGCCCCCCGGCATTTATTTGCTCCACTTGCAGGTGGGGCGGGAAATTGTAACACGTAAGATCATAAAGTATTAG